The Coffea arabica cultivar ET-39 chromosome 2c, Coffea Arabica ET-39 HiFi, whole genome shotgun sequence genome includes the window GATAATTCGTTGATTTGTTCTACGTTCATTTAGAAATCCTTCTAATATTTCGCCGCAGAATGTGTTTCTTCTTTACCTGCAACTATCTCGTTCCTGGTAAATTCAGATTTAGAAGGATTCAACAGCTCACCAGTCACTATTTAACATCCAACTTCGTATATTTGAATTTTCTTAGAGCTATCAAAAATCAACACAAGAGGATCCTGTAGATAAAAGACCATACGACATAGATACCTGTTACAATCAGGGACGTTGATAAAAGAATTTTCAACCCATTTTCAGTCCACAACGAAAATTTTACTCACAGCCTACTATGAGTTGTCCTCCAGAGGTTGAACCAACACAGCCATTTAACACCTTAACTAATACCAAATCAATATGACACTGGAATTCTACACCAtccattaatcattgaaatcgTGAAGAGACTAAAATTGGACAGGTTTCAcgaaaaaaacagaaaaaaaattccCCGACATCTCACTCCACTTCATCTCCTCTCCGCCTGACCCGTGATCCGCGTCCAGAATGGTTGTCGCGATTAAATGTATCCTCGCCGGTCTCCAGTCCACTGTTTACCAAAACTATCAGCGATGATACAGCAGGCTGCAAAATTGAAGTGATGGCTATTGCATTACCAAACTATACTTGACTTCTCGCCGCCTTTTTCCGCACAACTCTCTTCCTTCGAACCTTTGGAGTAGGTGCTTCACCCTCAGTTGTAGAGTCGCCCTCCAACTGTTTAATGCCCAGAAGAccaagtccagaaacaattgcATTCTTGgatatgaaccattttgaaggGGAAGTCCTATTGACACTTTCTGATGGTCTATTGTACGCTTTCAAGAGATCTGACTCGGCCAGGGGATCCACCTCCACACCAAGCCAAGCCAACCTCGATGTCTCTCCTAATTGAACATTCAAGACCCTGCACACATTTGAACAACCAATTTGTTGCAACTGCTTGGTCTTTAAAAAAACTAGTAACACATTCCTGTAAAAGTTTGAATAACAAGACCAAAGCAAAACCTACCAATATAAAGTAAAACGTTGTTCAGCTCAACAAAATGATAACAAATATGAACCAATGACCGATATTAAGTAACCACAATTAAgcaataaaattccagaaaaagCAAGTCCTAAGAGTGTTCAAGAAATAAAAACAGAATCAAAGAAGTAAAAATTAGTTTACTACATCCTGAGTGCGTATACACACATGTATCTGACCCATATAAGTTTGGTACAAAAGGTATCACACAGGATTTATTGATATATGTAAAGGAACACATACCTTAAGGCTGTGCTAAAGAACAGACCCACTCCAATGACATCAAAATAGTTCACTACTGCTCTATCGAATCCACACAATAGCTGATAGCGCAGGTTCGCATATAAGCCAAGGAAGGCTCCATAACCAAGAGCATTAGTGCTTACAGAGGGAATAGTTACAGATAACCTACCAAGACACCAAAAAGGCAAATTTACAACTAAAATTATGAATCTGATAAACAGATCTTCTTTATGTGTATATGCAATGGTTACCTTCCCTCCTTTTTGGTGGCAGCAAGATTTGAAACTGCTCCCTGCACAGCTCCAGCAGTTAACCCAACCATACACAATCCAGCAGCCTTGTAGAAGAAAGAATGAACCCTCTTTTGCAAATCAAATTCTCTCATAGGATAACTCATTTCAAAaatgttgtttggaagcttTTGCAATGTATTCTGCAAATCAAACCGAAATGTATTCCCATATGAACGACAAGGAGCAAGCGACCAAACAACAATAGCATTGCAAGCCGTCACTGTGAGCACATTAATGAGGGCAAGATCCCATTCTTTCTTTATCCTGCAATTACAAAAGAAATTTGTCCATTAAAGGATGAGAACTAAGAAATCAAAACAATTTCAAGTCAGTTCACATGATTTAGGTAAAATTCAAACCTCTCCTTGCGATTTTTCACCTCCCACCAAACAGAGCAACCAATTGTAGTTGCCTGTTCCAGAAGCAGCTTATAAAGAAATGCTGGATCTGCAATCATCCTGCACACAATAAAGGACATAATCAAGGAAACTACATGAATAGAAAGGCCACAGGCAAATGGTGTCCAGCTGTTAATACTAGTAAAGCTAACAGAAAGCAAACTACAAATATTATCAGTACATTACTCAGATATGTAGAATGTTAGAACGTAATGATCCTGATTTGACCTCAATATTTGAAGACTTGAAAAAACGTGACCATTCTATCTCCAAAAAATGACACACATAATGGAGCTTTCACCAAATATACAGGTTCAACCTTATGAATGCAACCACAGTTATTATCACTGAAACATTACATGGCCATAAAATGCATAACAACCAATCAAAACATGACAATACTGAGAATTTCACTAGGGATGCACGTGTATTTCCAGTCAATGGGGTACTCCAGCAGACTTCAGTATGTGTTTTAGTTTCTTCATTTTGGTTCCTCCATAACCACGTTTGCAACTCATTCTACTTATCCTGGCATGTCCAACTAAAAGAGAAGTATCAGATATTTACCGCATTTATGCAAGACCTATCAGCATAAAGAAAGAATATTTGCGGATAAAACTACAGCTCATCCAGCAACATAACActttttaacaacttttatcTTACAATCATCTAGGAGTCCCTCTCTGTCATTGCTCATCTTTCCATTTTAAATTCGTCTCTCTCAATCAATATCAGGTATTAAACCAGCCAAAGAGACAACTGATTTCCCCATCAGACTGGGAAAAAAAACTCCAGTTTCAATACTATGAGATCCACTTACTTTCAGATAATAATACATGGATATGCCAAAAGGGACATGCAATTTCAGCATCATTTTCTAAATCATAGAGCATCTTTTCTGTTAACTTCCCTAGCAATTTGATGCATGCATAACCTTAATACGAACTACAGATACACATTTCAAGCAAGATTTCCAATAAAATAAGAGGCGAATCAACACTGAAAACCAACAAATGAGTTGagaggaaattaataataatggaaagaaCAACTCACAAATCTTGACACCTAAAACTCAGAAGACAAGAAGTATGCCCAACTACAGCGAGCTATGTAATCAAATATCAGGCATACATTGAAGGTCTTCCATACAATGTTCAATGATAAACTCAGGAATGAAAGGAAATTCCAAGGTGCCATACTTCATGCTCTTGACCAAACAATGTTTGAAATCTTCAGGCTTTGGGCGTGACAAGGATCAAGAATCAAACCAATTCCAGCTCAGCTGCCTTCCAGTCCCCCCAACCACAAGAAAAACATAAAACCCAAAAGAAATCTCCAAGAACAAACTAAGACTTCCTTCAATGCACCCTGTGATATAACACTTACCCAAACCCATGAACATTTGTCCAAAATGCGCAACTAATCTATGCAAAAATCAAATCATGACGTCTGAAATTGCATTCACCAGTTTTAAAGAAAGGATTAGCTAAATTACCTGCCAATAAATGCCCTAGACAGCCCTTGAGGAAGCGAACGAGAAATGAACCTAGTAGTAGTAGGCCTGGCATTAATagccaaaaacttcaccatttgAGCAGAGCTCACCAAACCCTGAATGCAACCAAACATCAGTAAAACAACCTAAGGCTACTCCTGCAAATATCAATAAACAAAAATGATTTACCATTTCATAAGCTTGCCGAAATCCAGCTGGCAAATCCATCATTGTCCTCTGCCACTCACTCAATACCGCATCAACAAATTTTCGGTCAAATAACTGCCAAAATGTAGAAGGCCATTATTCATATATAAATGTCAAATCTATTATATTTAATCAGTCTAAAGTAGTAACAAAAGCACAGTTTTGTCAGTTTGTGTAATGCCTTTACCTCCTGGAATACAATCCTTCGCCTAAAAAGTCCACCTTCATCCCCCTCATCACCATCATCAAAGTCATCAAAGTAGGAATCGTCATCACCATCATCATCACCCCCATCACCACCACcatgattaattttctttccaatatcaccaccacctccaccagTTGCCAGCTGCCACATTGACAAGTAATAGccaaattattaccaaaagagcTGTCATGTTAGTCAACCAGTAAGATAAGCCACAAGAGAAgtacttttttctttcttgggaGGCTAGCTCCTGTTTAAGGGGCAGCAAACCAGCTGTGGCTACTATTGTAGTTAAGTAAGACCAATTAGTTAACTACATTTCAATGTAGTAAGTATAGTTTTTATAGTTGTTTTTTCCAGATTGCACTATAATGCTGTATTATGGAAGTTTTTAagcaagtcacctaaaatggtAGTAGCTTGCTAccatgtaaaatgatcatttcAAATGTATAACAAGAAGCTTCCAGGTCGAATACATGTAAAGGCAAGGGGCGCTTTGCCCCTAATGAAGACGAATGCCGCAATAAAAAGATTTTAAAATGTGAATTAAGATCCAGGTTCATGTAAAACATGTATATTTACTTCAGCAATGTCTTCAAATTAGATCTTAATCCACCCAATAACAGTACAAAGCAATTCCACAAGTTGAGCCACAAAACAAAAGGCAAATGCAGCTCCAAAGCCAACTGTTATTATTAAAGCAGCAGTACTCTGAAGAATGGGAAACTTTAGAAACAGACTCAAAAGATCACTCTCTGCTCAAATAAACCAACAGCACCCTCCTTAAATATaccaaaaaccaaaagaaaatctTAACAACTAATTTCTGGGTTAGTATGCCACACATATCATAAAACCTGTCACTGCACTTCTCAGCAAACTCTCATAAAATCAACCATAAACAATCCTGCTTGTTCTCAGACTAGAATTCCATTCAAAcagtcaaaagtccaaaaggaTATATAGCCGAAATTTCAACCTTGAAACAAACAAATACAAAAGTCTTAATTTCTCTAAAGTTGCACTTCAGCAACCGCATACTATAGGAGGAAAACACCAAACAAGTAATCCAGTTATTTCCCATActattttttatcttctcacTTTAACAAATAAACCAATTACTTTCCAAAAAAGAAGTAAACCACTAGTCTCGATTAAACATCACTGTCCGCCATATCAAGCCAGTCATATTTCTAACTCATACAACAGGAACAGAAAACTTCTTTAACATTGAACAAATTAACCACAAAATTAGGACATCAATATGCAAACTAAAACAAGATTGCCAGTTAAATAGCAGCAGAAATGAACCAACTTTACAAgaattttcaaccaaaaaaaaatctcaaaccTCGGGACTAGACTTGGCTTGCTTCTGCGTCATGTCAAGCTTCGATTTTTCCAACGTAACAGCACCAAAAGCTCCGTAATCCTTCTTCATAACGGGAGACGACgacaacgaagcagccgcggaATCCACCGCCGGCAGAGCCTGAAAACACCGCTCCAGGTGAGGAACAGTGCCTCCAACTCTATCAACCAACCCAGACGacgaggaggaggaggtggaggAGGCTTTAATTAAAAGAGGCTTGCAAAGCTTAACAGCGGCGGCCTGCGACGGGAGTGGGTAGAGAGGAACAGTGGAAGGAGgtaaaagtgaaattttggaCGATAAGGTTTGGGTGGACGGAATGGTTTTGATTGGCATGATTTGGGCTGTTTGAAAATTTGAGTGGGACATTGTCCGTTCGATTTTTCTTTACCTCTTTCTTGAGCTTTGGGAGATTATAAGGAGATTTTCATGGAGTATATGGGAAGGGGAACTTAATTCCtccttttcctctctctctctctctctctctgcgaAGGAGTCTCAgtaagagagaaagaaaggaattCGGGGTAGGGGATGAAGTTGGGGTTTTGATGTTGACGGAGGGATGGCGGAAATATGCGACAAACCCAATCCGGATTTGGGAGTCGGCTCGGTTGGGTATTTTGGGTCAGCTCGGCTCAACCGGCCCTTGTAGATTGGGAGAACCCGGTGTAGGCACAAAATACATCTTTTTGGACCTAATTGCCATCTTAACCCAATACCATTAAGCGTGCCAAATTTATTCATGTCTACTCAATCGAATTGAAGAATTCTAGATTGCAGATATGCTAATTGAATTACATAACATCCCAAGATTAAACAAGCAAGATCAAAAATCCAGAACTAAAGAGTTCAGATACTAATTATGCTTTATAATGTGTTGCTACATTTTTAGGTacattaatattgaaaaatagTTCGGTTCAAAAAGATTTCAAAATGACACATTTAAGGAGGAAAGTTATATATGCATATAAGGATGTATTCAAGTCGGTTTATTTGAATTGatcattatttgaaaaaaatttgttagTTGCACCATCAACACATTCTTCAATTATcattttatcttctcaattataTTTTCATATCACatatattaataataaaaagTGTTACGATattattctaaaatttttttctacatATTCTTCTATCTAAACACACAACTTATGATTAATAGCAAGTTTGATGGTCAAGAAggtgcattttaatcataagtgCGCACAAAGATATTCGATACCTACCAACTAGGGCTACAAACGAGCAAAATCGAGTCGAATGTTGGCCTTATTGAGATGAGCCCTGACTTAATTTCATCGAATTCGAGCTCAAGCTCGATGAGCTGACAATTttgaagctcgagctcgacaaactgataattttgaaattcgagctcgaaaaaataaaaataattattttatttttaaaaaataaataaaataaatttttcttaataaataataaaatattaagaatatttatgtaattttactattaaaataaaaataatatatatgtatatattctCGAGCTCGCAAGCTAacgagcttaaaaaataaataaaataaattttttcttaataaataataaaaatattaaggatatttatgtaattttactattaaaataaaaataatatatatatatatatatattctcgaGCTCGCAAgctaacgagtttaatattttgaaatcgagttcgaactcgacttTGATTCGACTAGCTCGAGTTGAGCGAAcggttcgattcgtttgcacccGGCTACCAACTAACaagactttaaaaaaaaaaaaaaaaaaaaggaagaagttgACGTATCCCACTTGTTTTCCTGCAATCAAGCAGCtcccaaaaaaaaggaagaagaaaggatGCCCGATAAAGGCACTGAAGCTGAGATGGTCAACTTCAAACACAAGCATATGTTAATGGCTTCACCAAAATGGGCATTCAGAGGAAAGAAGGAGACTATTAATTGTTACAATTTCCAGGAGGTATGTTTGGGCTTGCATCATTTCTCACACATCCTTTACTTGGAACATGGGAGACACAAAGGATTAAGCAAAGAAAGCTGGAAAACTAGCAATGCTTCTTAAATCGCATGTGCAATTCCAGAAAGCCATTCCTTTCTCTTCTGTTCAAATTATGTCCAAACTCTATAAAAGCTTCAGCCATGAATCCCTCTTGTCCACCTTTAATTCCTTCTTGCACATCAATACCAAATTGAGCATGTCGTTGACTCCTCGTTCCCGGGTTGTTGTCAATGGAGTCCAGAGAATGAGAACATACCATTTCTACTGGTGTCGCCATTGCCAAAGATCAATCAGAACTACTACCACAAATCCTTCTGAAATCATATGTCCACGTTGTTTCGGGGAGATTAGGCATGAGCTTGATGTTTCAAGGCCTAGGCTCCTTTCTGAAGATCTCGCGAGGCCTGAAACAACCTCCGCTTCTCAGTTACTGGATGCGCTGGCTTTCATGCTTGATCCATCAATTAGGCGTCAAAATCTTGATGAAAGTCATCAAAGGCATCGAGCACGCGTAATAATCCAATTCATAGGTCCTGATCAGCCTCCAAGGCATGTCCCCCAGTTGGGAGTGGGACATGCCGTCTCTTCACAAACAAATTCAAGGGAGGAAGGTTTGGAGGCTTTGATTCAAGAGCTGACTCAAAATGATAGGCCTGGACTGCCTCCTACCCCTGCTTCGGCCATTGATGCGTTGCCAACAATTGTTCTCACCCCAACTCATCTAGCCATTGATTCTCATTGTCCTGTTTGCAAAGATGAGTTTGAGGCTGGGGAAGAAGTTAGAGAATTGCCTTGCAAACACTTTTATCATTCTGATTGCATTATTCCTTGGCTGCACATTCGCAATTCTTGTCCAGTTTGTCGTTACCAGATCAGAGGTTTATCTAATAGCCATTTCCGAGAAGAACAAGCTGATAATTTCCAAGAAGAAGAGGAGGTAAG containing:
- the LOC140035184 gene encoding uncharacterized protein, producing MSHSNFQTAQIMPIKTIPSTQTLSSKISLLPPSTVPLYPLPSQAAAVKLCKPLLIKASSTSSSSSSGLVDRVGGTVPHLERCFQALPAVDSAAASLSSSPVMKKDYGAFGAVTLEKSKLDMTQKQAKSSPELATGGGGGDIGKKINHGGGDGGDDDGDDDSYFDDFDDGDEGDEGGLFRRRIVFQELFDRKFVDAVLSEWQRTMMDLPAGFRQAYEMGLVSSAQMVKFLAINARPTTTRFISRSLPQGLSRAFIGRMIADPAFLYKLLLEQATTIGCSVWWEVKNRKERIKKEWDLALINVLTVTACNAIVVWSLAPCRSYGNTFRFDLQNTLQKLPNNIFEMSYPMREFDLQKRVHSFFYKAAGLCMVGLTAGAVQGAVSNLAATKKEGRLSVTIPSVSTNALGYGAFLGLYANLRYQLLCGFDRAVVNYFDVIGVGLFFSTALRVLNVQLGETSRLAWLGVEVDPLAESDLLKAYNRPSESVNRTSPSKWFISKNAIVSGLGLLGIKQLEGDSTTEGEAPTPKVRRKRVVRKKAARSQV
- the LOC140004280 gene encoding E3 ubiquitin-protein ligase RZF1-like, whose protein sequence is MLLKSHVQFQKAIPFSSVQIMSKLYKSFSHESLLSTFNSFLHINTKLSMSLTPRSRVVVNGVQRMRTYHFYWCRHCQRSIRTTTTNPSEIICPRCFGEIRHELDVSRPRLLSEDLARPETTSASQLLDALAFMLDPSIRRQNLDESHQRHRARVIIQFIGPDQPPRHVPQLGVGHAVSSQTNSREEGLEALIQELTQNDRPGLPPTPASAIDALPTIVLTPTHLAIDSHCPVCKDEFEAGEEVRELPCKHFYHSDCIIPWLHIRNSCPVCRYQIRGLSNSHFREEQADNFQEEEEVSSSPHRNWLLRVFSLWPFSLFGDWAYRHFNYLDNWPTTDHQDLYRWFSWHMP